In a single window of the Streptomyces sp. NBC_00353 genome:
- a CDS encoding MFS transporter, with protein MARHARHAREPFEGERSVGGVRGTTTSSPARSAAGRERRPTHRWWVLGVIGLAQLMVVLDATIVNIALPSAQQDLGFSDGNRQWIVTAYALAFGSLLLLGGRIADLVGRKIVFLTGLVGFAVASAIGGAAPGFEVLVVARALQGMFAALLAPAALSLLTTTFNVPNERAKAFGIYGAIAGTGGAVGLLLGGVLTEYLNWRWCLYVNLLFALVAFVGGARLLTAGAPAHRPKLDVPGTVLVSSGLFCIVFGFSNAESHPWSSPHTWGFLAAGGVLVAAFAWWLTRAAHPLLPLRVVLNRNRGASYLAMFIAGGGMFGVFLFLTYYLQRTLLYSPVATGLAFIPMVALMIATSMTTTNVLVPRFGAKPIVPLGMGIAAAAMVWMTGLDLTSGYVTHVLPNLLCLGLGLGMVFATVMNLATYGVAVRDAGVASAMVSTSQQVGGSIGTALLNTLATGAATSYLVGRPPTPANIAQAQLHSYSTAYWWSAGYFALGLLVTVVLYRRGAPRPQLVEDAAPVRA; from the coding sequence ATGGCCCGTCACGCACGTCATGCGCGAGAGCCGTTCGAGGGGGAACGCTCCGTGGGTGGCGTGAGAGGGACCACGACCTCCTCGCCGGCTCGCTCCGCGGCCGGGCGTGAGCGTCGACCGACGCATCGGTGGTGGGTGCTCGGGGTGATCGGTCTGGCGCAGCTGATGGTGGTCCTGGACGCCACCATCGTGAACATCGCCCTGCCCTCCGCCCAGCAGGACCTCGGCTTCTCCGACGGCAACCGGCAGTGGATCGTGACGGCGTACGCCCTGGCCTTCGGCTCGCTGCTGCTGCTCGGCGGCCGGATAGCCGACCTGGTGGGCCGCAAGATCGTCTTCCTGACCGGTCTGGTCGGCTTCGCGGTGGCGTCGGCGATCGGCGGTGCCGCCCCGGGCTTCGAGGTCCTGGTCGTCGCCCGCGCTCTCCAGGGCATGTTCGCCGCGCTGCTGGCGCCGGCTGCGCTCTCTCTCCTCACCACGACGTTCAACGTCCCGAACGAGCGGGCGAAGGCCTTCGGGATCTACGGTGCGATCGCGGGCACGGGCGGCGCGGTGGGACTGCTGCTCGGCGGGGTGCTCACCGAGTACCTGAACTGGCGCTGGTGTCTGTACGTCAACCTGCTGTTCGCCCTGGTCGCCTTTGTCGGCGGCGCCCGGTTGCTGACCGCCGGCGCCCCCGCCCACCGTCCGAAGCTCGATGTCCCGGGCACGGTCCTGGTCTCGTCGGGCCTCTTCTGTATCGTGTTCGGCTTCTCGAACGCGGAGTCGCACCCGTGGAGTTCACCGCACACCTGGGGCTTTCTCGCGGCGGGCGGTGTGCTCGTGGCGGCGTTCGCCTGGTGGCTGACGCGGGCCGCGCATCCGTTGCTGCCGTTGCGGGTGGTGCTGAACCGGAACCGGGGGGCGTCGTATCTGGCGATGTTCATCGCCGGCGGCGGCATGTTCGGCGTCTTCCTGTTCCTCACCTACTACCTGCAGAGGACTCTGCTCTACTCGCCGGTCGCCACCGGTCTCGCGTTCATCCCGATGGTCGCCCTGATGATCGCGACGTCGATGACGACGACCAATGTGCTGGTGCCGCGGTTCGGCGCGAAACCGATCGTGCCGCTCGGCATGGGCATCGCCGCGGCCGCCATGGTGTGGATGACCGGCCTGGACCTGACCAGCGGCTACGTCACCCATGTGCTGCCGAACCTGCTCTGCCTCGGTCTGGGCCTCGGCATGGTCTTCGCGACCGTGATGAACCTGGCCACGTACGGGGTGGCCGTCCGTGACGCGGGTGTGGCCTCGGCAATGGTCAGCACCAGCCAGCAGGTGGGCGGTTCCATCGGTACGGCGCTGCTGAACACGCTCGCCACCGGCGCCGCCACGAGCTACCTCGTCGGACGCCCGCCGACCCCCGCCAACATCGCCCAGGCCCAGCTGCACAGCTACTCCACCGCGTACTGGTGGTCGGCGGGATACTTCGCGCTCGGGCTGCTGGTCACCGTGGTCCTGTACCGCAGGGGCGCGCCCCGCCCGCAACTGGTCGAGGACGCGGCACCGGTCCGCGCCTGA
- a CDS encoding flotillin family protein, which translates to MDAISLGFGVLIAVVLLIAIALLLVVSRLFRKVEQGKALIISKTKKVDVTFTGAVVLPVLHKAEYMDISVKTIEIRRTGREGLICQDNIRADIHINFFVRVNKTVEDVIKVAQAIGTERASDKIAIQDFFAAKFAEALKTVGKQLDFVDLYTKREEFRDRIIRVIGTDLNGYHLDDAAIDHLEQTPMAQLDSANILDAQGIRKITELTTIEHVRTNEFQRTEQKEITRQNVDARETILELERRQAEAEIKQRREVETLRAREEAATARVQEEERLGAQAAFIRTEEQLGIQRENQAREIAVAQKNRERVIAVENERIEKDRLIEVIGRERQTELNRIAATKEVEAERREVADVIRERIAVDRTVAEQEESIKTLRAVEESERTRKSVIIAAEAEAQEKLVKDIKAAEAAEAAATHRAAEQLTLAEARLKSADLDARAKLRLAEGVQAESAAPGLAEVQVREAAADVIEKTGLAEAEATSARLRAEAEGARLKALATAEGTQAQATADAAMIGEKLKAEAAGLTEKAAAMAALDDASRGHEEYRLRLAAEKEVRLAGLDVQRQVAEAQATIVAAGLENADIDIVGGESVFFDRLVSSISLGKSVDGFMENSDTAKALAGPWLNGSSSFTEDLTRVLGSVSTGDVQNLTVSALLMRMMAAPGIGADAGQVRQLLESARKLGLADVRVGAPAEAPDVAARNGTPAA; encoded by the coding sequence ATGGATGCCATCTCCCTGGGCTTCGGTGTGCTCATCGCCGTGGTCCTGCTCATCGCGATCGCTCTGCTCCTCGTCGTCAGCAGGCTCTTCCGCAAGGTCGAACAGGGCAAGGCCCTGATCATCTCCAAGACCAAGAAGGTCGACGTGACCTTCACCGGCGCCGTCGTCCTGCCGGTGCTGCACAAGGCCGAGTACATGGACATCTCGGTGAAGACGATCGAGATCCGGCGCACCGGCCGCGAGGGCCTCATCTGCCAGGACAACATCCGCGCCGACATCCACATCAACTTCTTCGTACGGGTCAACAAGACCGTCGAGGACGTCATCAAGGTCGCCCAGGCCATCGGCACCGAGCGGGCCAGCGACAAGATCGCCATCCAGGACTTCTTCGCCGCGAAATTCGCCGAGGCCCTCAAGACAGTCGGCAAGCAGCTGGACTTCGTCGATCTGTACACCAAGCGCGAAGAGTTCCGGGACCGCATCATCCGGGTCATCGGGACCGACCTGAACGGCTACCACCTCGACGACGCGGCGATCGACCACCTCGAGCAGACACCGATGGCGCAGCTCGACAGCGCCAACATCCTCGACGCTCAGGGCATCCGCAAGATCACCGAACTGACGACGATCGAGCACGTACGCACCAACGAGTTCCAGCGCACCGAGCAGAAGGAGATCACCCGGCAGAACGTCGACGCCCGCGAGACCATCCTGGAGCTGGAGCGCCGGCAGGCCGAGGCCGAGATCAAGCAGCGGCGCGAGGTCGAGACGCTGCGGGCCCGCGAGGAGGCGGCCACCGCCCGGGTCCAGGAGGAGGAACGACTGGGCGCGCAGGCGGCGTTCATCCGTACCGAGGAACAGCTCGGCATCCAGCGCGAGAACCAGGCGCGGGAGATCGCCGTCGCGCAGAAGAACCGTGAGCGGGTCATCGCGGTCGAGAACGAGCGCATCGAGAAGGACCGGCTGATCGAGGTCATCGGGCGCGAACGGCAGACCGAGCTGAATCGGATCGCCGCGACGAAGGAGGTCGAGGCAGAGCGCCGCGAGGTCGCCGATGTGATCCGGGAGCGGATCGCCGTGGACCGTACGGTCGCCGAGCAGGAAGAGTCGATCAAGACACTGCGGGCCGTCGAGGAGTCGGAGCGCACCCGCAAATCGGTGATCATCGCCGCCGAGGCGGAGGCCCAGGAGAAGCTGGTCAAGGACATCAAGGCGGCGGAGGCGGCCGAGGCGGCGGCCACCCACCGGGCGGCGGAGCAGCTGACGCTCGCCGAGGCCCGGCTCAAGAGCGCGGATCTCGACGCCCGGGCCAAGCTGCGGCTCGCCGAAGGCGTCCAGGCGGAGTCCGCGGCGCCCGGCCTGGCGGAGGTGCAGGTGCGGGAGGCGGCGGCCGACGTCATCGAGAAGACCGGTCTCGCCGAGGCAGAGGCCACGTCCGCCCGGCTCAGGGCCGAGGCGGAGGGCGCACGGCTGAAGGCCCTGGCGACCGCCGAGGGCACCCAGGCGCAGGCCACCGCGGACGCGGCGATGATCGGCGAGAAGCTGAAGGCAGAGGCGGCCGGGCTCACGGAGAAGGCGGCGGCCATGGCGGCACTGGACGACGCGTCACGCGGGCACGAGGAGTACCGGCTGCGGCTGGCCGCCGAGAAGGAGGTCCGGCTGGCCGGACTCGATGTGCAGCGGCAGGTCGCGGAGGCGCAGGCGACGATCGTGGCCGCCGGTCTGGAGAACGCCGACATCGACATCGTCGGCGGCGAGTCGGTCTTCTTCGACCGGCTGGTCTCGTCGATCTCGCTCGGAAAGAGCGTGGACGGGTTCATGGAGAACTCGGACACGGCGAAGGCCCTCGCCGGGCCGTGGCTGAACGGGTCGTCGTCGTTCACCGAGGACCTGACCCGGGTGCTCGGGTCGGTATCCACGGGCGATGTGCAGAACCTGACGGTGTCGGCGCTGCTGATGCGGATGATGGCGGCGCCGGGGATCGGGGCGGATGCCGGCCAGGTCCGGCAGCTGCTGGAGTCGGCGCGGAAGCTCGGGCTGGCGGATGTACGGGTCGGGGCGCCGGCGGAGGCGCCTGACGTGGCGGCACGCAACGGGACGCCGGCGGCGTAG
- a CDS encoding DNA repair ATPase, whose translation MDTDPALTVDAGTYDVLRRRLAAHAAELARRAEALNARRTEAFGSTELRLLATEQIRTEQPSLPRDLVAVGGQLLFGFERGPGARGEAAVADVLALYGPDLAGSGDTLLADEAFVREFTALHRYYRDARLLRLRRVDGRLLAVFRTGETADDIRVLRWALAADGSPGPFLDARGDRDHVFPPSHDFTWTPAGRDSHIPGRHPHIAIGDSGTLFVDTLGGTLTVKTADDTDTPDGIYEEPVTEPLQSLADADVEYAEVGPLILLRIRPYNEDSWRHLVFNSLLSTVQRLDAIGPACRRLPEDQGIIFPGGTYLTTGTAKTFDLAEPLADPVFEGAVRSPNGEDVLYLFRSRDGGRGLLLPYNLIRQEVAAPLLGRGHALLDDGALVLLKDTASAEPARVHTVQRWRTPYVSDTYAASRPAGTGPLARVGNADLVRGISDCLALAHSATETSPTAAVYAQLVADCTRTTDRYHWLTDPELGVLTAPLTDLRDTAQQVLTEFETVQELTRQAADALAESADRITALVRRIRGEAPRSAAAWVSQLNELRRAHGRLATLAEMRYADTDRIAALTATTGADIGSAAQRAVAFLSRDDAFTGYHRDIEQLTADASALATVVDATALGDRLTEMTDGLATVTDVVAGLEIGDGAVRTSILERIAEVLGGVNRARATLDARRRELIDHEGRAEFAAEFALLGQAVTGALSTADSPDACDEQLARLLLQLENLESRFAEFDDFLAQLSERRTEVYEAFSARKQTLQDARARRAERLAQSAARVLETVSRRLSALPDLDAVHTYFASDPMVAKVRRTADELRGLGDPVRAEELDGRLKAARQEAGRALRDRSELYADGGATIRLGRHRFAVNTQPFDLTLVPSGDRLAFAVTGTDYRAPVTDPAFDAARPYWQQQLPSESPGVYRAEHLAARLLDEHGADALAARAPAELALLVRESAASAYDEGYQRGVHDEDATAILATLLRLHAGAGLLRVPPAVRAAAQLFWTWEADDALRTSWTRRAVSLARARETFGPAPAITTLQEEWAARIGADDAQTTAAYLFEELTSGPAGFVTSAAVRTFLDKFRRTTGTSAYDEDLSALRDDLPARRQLVEGWLTSYARAGGADITNGDLAEAVAVELCPEPGTERYDCEAPIAATVDGLLGIHPRIDRGRLAVRLDELLARTAEFRTTAVPGFRAYQRQRTTLVAAERTRLRLDDHRPRVMSTFVRNQLIDEVYLPLIGDSLAKQLGTADADRRTDSQGLLLLLSPPGYGKTTLMEYVADRLGLVLVKISGPSLGREVTSLDPAQARSATARQEIEKINFALEAGNNTLLHLDDIQHTSPELLQKFIPLCDATRRVEGVRDGRPRSYDLRGKRFAVCMTGNPYTESGEQFRIPDMLANRADVWNLGEVLSGREDVFALSFVENALTANPVLAPLAGRSREDLALLVRLASGAGPSPIARTDRLDHPYTPTELDRIVSVLRHLLTARTTVLAVNAAYIASAAQTDATRTEPPFRLQGSYRNMNRIAERIVPVMNDAELAAVIDDHYAGEAQTLTTGAESSLLKLASLRGRLTAEQADRWAAVTASYVRTQALGGPDSSPMTRAVAALGLLADRVAAVESAIRRSGGSITGAKITDRSE comes from the coding sequence ATGGACACCGACCCCGCCCTCACCGTGGACGCGGGCACCTACGACGTGCTGCGGCGCCGCCTCGCCGCGCACGCCGCCGAACTCGCCCGCCGCGCCGAAGCCCTCAACGCCCGCCGCACCGAGGCGTTCGGCTCGACGGAACTGCGGTTGCTGGCCACCGAGCAGATCCGTACGGAGCAGCCGTCGCTGCCGCGCGATCTGGTCGCCGTGGGCGGACAGTTGCTGTTCGGCTTCGAGCGCGGGCCGGGCGCGCGCGGCGAGGCCGCCGTCGCCGACGTACTCGCGCTGTACGGACCGGACCTGGCCGGGAGTGGCGACACGCTGCTCGCCGACGAGGCGTTCGTACGCGAATTCACCGCCCTGCACCGCTACTACCGCGACGCCCGCCTGCTCCGCCTGCGCCGCGTCGACGGCCGGCTGCTCGCCGTGTTCCGTACCGGCGAGACCGCCGACGACATCCGTGTCCTGCGCTGGGCGCTCGCCGCGGACGGCTCCCCCGGCCCGTTCCTCGACGCGCGCGGCGACCGCGACCACGTCTTCCCGCCGTCGCACGACTTCACCTGGACCCCGGCGGGCCGCGACTCGCACATCCCCGGCCGCCACCCGCACATTGCGATCGGGGACAGCGGCACCCTCTTCGTCGACACGCTCGGCGGCACCCTGACCGTGAAGACGGCCGACGACACCGACACACCCGACGGCATCTACGAGGAGCCGGTCACCGAGCCGCTCCAGTCCCTCGCCGACGCCGACGTCGAGTACGCCGAGGTCGGGCCGCTGATCCTGCTGCGCATCCGCCCGTACAACGAGGACTCCTGGCGCCACCTGGTCTTCAACAGCCTGCTCTCCACCGTGCAGCGCCTCGACGCCATCGGTCCGGCCTGCCGCCGGCTCCCCGAGGACCAGGGGATCATCTTCCCCGGCGGCACCTATCTCACCACCGGCACCGCGAAGACCTTCGACCTCGCCGAGCCGCTCGCCGACCCGGTGTTCGAGGGCGCCGTCCGGTCCCCCAACGGCGAGGACGTCCTCTACCTCTTCCGCTCCCGGGACGGCGGCCGCGGCCTGCTCCTGCCCTACAACCTGATCCGCCAGGAGGTCGCCGCCCCGCTGCTCGGCCGCGGTCACGCCCTGCTCGACGACGGCGCGCTCGTCCTCCTCAAGGACACGGCGTCGGCCGAGCCCGCGCGTGTGCACACGGTGCAGCGCTGGCGGACCCCGTACGTCTCCGACACCTACGCCGCCTCCCGCCCGGCAGGAACGGGTCCGCTCGCCCGGGTCGGCAACGCCGATCTGGTCCGCGGCATCTCCGACTGTCTCGCCCTCGCGCACAGCGCCACCGAGACCTCGCCGACCGCCGCCGTGTATGCACAGCTGGTCGCCGACTGCACCCGCACCACCGACCGCTACCACTGGCTGACCGACCCCGAACTCGGCGTACTCACCGCCCCGTTGACAGATCTCCGAGACACTGCGCAGCAGGTCCTCACCGAATTCGAGACGGTGCAGGAGCTGACCCGGCAGGCCGCTGACGCGCTCGCGGAGTCGGCGGACCGGATCACCGCGCTCGTCCGCCGCATCCGCGGCGAAGCCCCGCGCTCGGCCGCCGCCTGGGTCTCTCAGCTCAACGAACTGCGCCGCGCGCACGGCCGCTTGGCGACGCTCGCCGAGATGCGGTACGCGGACACCGACCGGATCGCCGCACTCACCGCCACCACCGGCGCCGACATCGGCTCCGCCGCCCAGCGCGCGGTCGCGTTCCTGAGCCGGGACGACGCGTTCACCGGCTACCACCGGGACATCGAGCAGCTCACCGCGGACGCCTCCGCACTCGCCACCGTCGTCGACGCCACCGCGCTCGGCGACCGGCTGACGGAGATGACGGACGGGCTGGCGACGGTCACGGACGTCGTGGCCGGGCTGGAGATCGGCGACGGAGCCGTCCGTACATCGATCCTGGAGCGGATCGCCGAGGTCCTCGGCGGTGTGAACCGGGCCCGCGCCACGCTCGACGCCCGCCGCCGGGAGCTCATCGACCACGAGGGGCGGGCGGAGTTCGCCGCCGAGTTCGCCCTGCTCGGGCAGGCGGTCACCGGCGCGCTGTCCACCGCGGACTCCCCCGACGCATGCGACGAACAACTGGCGAGACTTCTGCTCCAGTTGGAGAATCTGGAGTCCCGGTTCGCCGAGTTCGACGACTTTCTCGCCCAGCTGTCCGAGCGACGGACAGAGGTGTACGAGGCGTTCTCGGCCCGCAAGCAGACGCTGCAGGACGCCCGGGCGCGCCGCGCGGAACGGCTGGCCCAGTCGGCGGCCCGGGTCCTCGAAACGGTCTCCCGGCGTCTGTCCGCCCTCCCCGACCTGGACGCGGTCCACACATACTTCGCCTCCGACCCGATGGTCGCCAAGGTCCGCCGCACGGCGGACGAGCTGCGCGGGCTCGGCGACCCGGTGCGGGCCGAGGAGCTCGACGGGCGGCTGAAGGCGGCCCGCCAGGAGGCGGGGCGGGCGCTGCGCGACCGCAGCGAGCTGTACGCGGACGGCGGTGCGACGATCCGGCTCGGCCGGCACCGGTTCGCCGTGAACACCCAGCCGTTCGACCTGACGCTCGTGCCGTCCGGGGACCGGCTCGCGTTCGCCGTCACCGGAACCGACTACCGGGCTCCCGTCACCGACCCGGCGTTCGACGCGGCCCGCCCGTACTGGCAGCAGCAGCTGCCGTCGGAGTCCCCGGGGGTCTACCGCGCCGAGCACCTCGCCGCCCGCCTCCTGGACGAGCACGGCGCGGACGCGCTGGCCGCCCGCGCACCGGCCGAACTGGCCCTGCTGGTACGGGAGTCGGCGGCCTCCGCGTACGACGAGGGATATCAGCGCGGCGTCCATGACGAGGACGCCACCGCCATCCTGGCCACCCTGCTGCGACTGCACGCCGGAGCAGGTCTGCTGCGCGTCCCGCCGGCGGTGCGCGCGGCGGCACAGCTCTTCTGGACATGGGAGGCGGACGACGCCCTGCGCACCTCCTGGACGCGCCGGGCCGTCTCCCTGGCCCGGGCGCGCGAGACGTTCGGCCCGGCGCCCGCGATCACCACGCTCCAGGAGGAGTGGGCGGCCAGGATCGGGGCGGATGACGCGCAGACCACCGCCGCATATCTCTTCGAGGAGCTGACCTCCGGCCCCGCCGGGTTCGTGACGAGCGCCGCCGTCCGCACCTTCCTGGACAAGTTCCGCCGCACGACCGGCACTTCGGCGTACGACGAGGACCTGTCCGCCCTCCGCGACGACCTCCCCGCACGCCGCCAGCTCGTCGAGGGCTGGCTGACCTCGTACGCCCGCGCTGGCGGCGCGGACATCACGAACGGTGACCTCGCGGAGGCGGTCGCCGTGGAGCTCTGCCCGGAGCCGGGGACCGAGCGATACGACTGCGAGGCACCGATCGCCGCTACCGTGGACGGCCTGCTCGGCATCCACCCCCGCATCGACCGTGGCCGTCTCGCCGTGCGCCTGGACGAACTCCTCGCCCGCACGGCGGAGTTCCGCACGACTGCCGTCCCCGGCTTCCGCGCCTACCAGCGGCAGCGCACCACCCTCGTCGCAGCCGAACGCACCCGGCTGCGGCTCGACGACCACCGGCCGCGGGTGATGTCCACGTTCGTCCGCAACCAGCTCATCGACGAGGTCTACCTGCCGCTGATCGGCGACAGTCTCGCCAAGCAGCTCGGCACGGCCGATGCCGACCGGCGCACCGACTCACAGGGCCTCCTGCTGCTCCTCTCGCCGCCCGGCTACGGCAAGACGACCCTCATGGAGTACGTGGCCGACCGGCTCGGCCTGGTCCTCGTCAAGATCAGCGGCCCCTCGCTCGGCCGCGAGGTGACCTCCCTCGACCCGGCGCAGGCACGCAGCGCGACCGCCCGCCAGGAGATCGAGAAGATCAACTTTGCACTGGAGGCGGGCAACAACACGCTCCTCCACCTCGACGACATCCAGCACACCTCGCCCGAACTGCTCCAGAAGTTCATCCCCCTCTGTGACGCCACCCGCCGCGTCGAGGGCGTACGGGACGGCCGACCGCGCAGCTACGACCTGCGGGGCAAGCGGTTCGCGGTGTGCATGACGGGCAATCCGTACACCGAGTCCGGCGAGCAGTTCCGGATCCCGGACATGCTGGCGAACCGGGCCGACGTGTGGAACCTGGGCGAGGTGCTGAGCGGCCGCGAGGACGTCTTCGCGCTCAGCTTCGTCGAGAACGCGCTGACCGCCAACCCGGTGCTGGCGCCCCTCGCCGGCCGCTCCCGGGAAGATCTCGCGCTGCTCGTGCGCCTGGCCTCCGGCGCGGGCCCGTCCCCGATCGCGCGCACGGACCGTCTCGACCACCCGTACACACCCACCGAACTGGACCGGATCGTCTCGGTCCTGCGCCACCTGCTGACCGCCCGCACCACCGTTCTCGCGGTGAACGCCGCATACATCGCCTCGGCCGCACAGACCGACGCGACGCGCACCGAACCGCCGTTCCGGCTGCAGGGCTCGTACCGCAACATGAACAGGATCGCCGAACGGATCGTGCCCGTGATGAACGACGCGGAGCTCGCCGCAGTCATCGACGACCACTACGCGGGCGAGGCCCAGACGCTCACCACCGGCGCCGAGTCCAGCCTGCTGAAACTGGCTTCCCTGCGCGGGAGGCTCACCGCCGAACAGGCCGACCGGTGGGCGGCGGTCACCGCCTCGTACGTGCGCACCCAGGCACTGGGCGGCCCGGACAGCAGCCCCATGACCCGGGCGGTCGCGGCCCTCGGTCTGCTCGCGGACCGGGTCGCGGCAGTCGAGTCGGCGATCCGTCGATCCGGCGGGTCGATCACCGGGGCGAAGATCACCGACCGGTCCGAATAG
- a CDS encoding PucR family transcriptional regulator has translation MPEPEIPDEYLGDYTRILGEVAATGRRLTRDELESRRALGREAAEAGFQLRSLVRLHLAATRTAWPGADATDPSTDCVLAAVEQSVDAFAEGFERAQRLTVRREEAARREFIDDLLYGRSDLGRLAERATRFGLRLSRAHAVAVAAGPQAYTETDTVPRQVESALLTRFDGRKILLTTKDGRLVCIAPGSQPDVLRYFAKQAHAATDGGRVAVGRPHRGPGGVVQSYDEALAALDLADRMNLDDPVLYAADLLVYPVLTRDRQAMADLVRSQLGPLQQARGGAEPLLKTLSEYFDAGCVAAETARRLALSVRALTYRLERVHQLTGSDPSDPMHRYTLQTAVIGARLLDWPAKEL, from the coding sequence GTGCCGGAGCCGGAGATTCCCGACGAGTATCTGGGGGACTACACCCGCATCCTGGGGGAGGTCGCCGCGACCGGCCGCCGGCTGACCCGCGACGAGCTGGAGAGCCGCCGGGCCCTGGGGCGGGAGGCCGCCGAGGCCGGATTCCAGCTGCGCTCCCTGGTCCGTCTCCACCTGGCGGCGACCCGCACCGCCTGGCCCGGCGCCGACGCCACCGACCCGTCCACCGACTGTGTGCTGGCCGCGGTCGAGCAGTCCGTCGACGCGTTCGCCGAGGGGTTCGAGCGGGCCCAGCGGCTCACCGTACGGCGGGAGGAGGCGGCGCGCCGCGAGTTCATCGACGACCTGCTGTACGGGCGCAGCGACCTGGGCCGGCTCGCCGAGCGGGCCACCCGGTTCGGGCTCCGGCTGTCACGCGCCCATGCGGTCGCGGTGGCGGCCGGCCCCCAGGCGTATACCGAGACGGACACCGTGCCGCGGCAGGTGGAGTCGGCGCTGCTGACCCGCTTCGACGGCCGGAAAATCCTGCTGACGACGAAGGACGGGCGTCTGGTCTGTATCGCCCCGGGTTCCCAGCCGGACGTCCTGCGCTACTTCGCCAAACAGGCGCACGCGGCGACGGACGGCGGCCGGGTCGCGGTCGGCCGCCCGCACCGGGGGCCGGGCGGTGTCGTCCAGTCGTACGACGAGGCGCTCGCCGCACTCGACCTGGCGGACCGGATGAACCTGGACGATCCGGTGCTGTACGCCGCCGACCTGCTGGTCTACCCGGTGCTGACCCGGGACCGGCAGGCGATGGCCGATCTGGTGCGCAGCCAGCTGGGCCCGCTCCAGCAGGCCCGCGGCGGTGCCGAACCACTGCTGAAGACGCTCTCCGAGTACTTCGACGCGGGCTGTGTCGCCGCGGAGACGGCCCGGCGGCTGGCGCTGAGCGTGCGGGCGCTCACGTACCGGCTGGAGCGGGTCCATCAGCTGACCGGTTCGGACCCGTCGGACCCGATGCACCGGTACACGCTGCAGACGGCGGTCATCGGCGCCCGGCTGCTGGACTGGCCCGCCAAGGAGCTCTGA